One segment of Manihot esculenta cultivar AM560-2 chromosome 4, M.esculenta_v8, whole genome shotgun sequence DNA contains the following:
- the LOC110613281 gene encoding UPF0481 protein At3g47200 translates to MEHEVITIHEEEENISNLNRKGKSLANDASCSQIQELGKVSEVPSSSTSSSPSQDEYQVPEPTEIKSQEESEQDEAAVRNSLTLIERRLKERPRAAITHGKGRNLSVCIFRFPPSLRDINPNASQPELVAIGPYHRGKDHLLEFECHKWFFLDKFLFRSSASGNGLSHYLSRLKKEEGNARDCYLDIIEMASHDFVEMMLLDGCFILELLIHLNLGGDIADDNDPIFTRPWLIPILIRDLLKLENQLPFFVLDLLYQLSGIGSVLDGKLDPLAILALRTFDLALPRPLENLKNPFCLYKGEHLLHLVYSSFVSSNLLTHCNALEEYCPSDQSIQCVTQLRQSGVKFKSRKRESFLDINYQNQVLEIPYVTINDFTSTLLINCVALEQCQEKRPKYFTDYISFMSCLISQPRDVAFLFSDGIITRFSKDDRYVVDLFANLGKNTDFNIRDSYLSKQFREVESYYSSNWAYMRRTYFSSPWSFISLSSAILLLVLTMIQSIMSVLSYKCH, encoded by the coding sequence ATGGAGCACGAAGTTATTACCATTCATGAGGAGGAAGAGAATATAAGCAACTTGAATAGAAAGGGAAAGTCTTTAGCAAATGATGCAAGTTGCAGCCAAATTCAAGAATTGGGGAAAGTTTCTGAAGTTCCTTCAAGTTCAACATCGTCAAGCCCAAGTCAAGATGAGTACCAAGTTCCAGAACCTACTGAGATCAAAAGCCAAGAGGAATCTGAACAAGATGAAGCTGCAGTGAGAAACTCGTTGACTCTCATCGAGCGTCGTCTTAAGGAAAGGCCTCGAGCAGCAATAACACACGGAAAAGGCAGGAATTTATCTGTGTGCATCTTCAGGTTTCCTCCTAGTCTTCGAGATATCAATCCAAATGCCTCCCAGCCTGAGCTTGTAGCTATAGGCCCTTACCACAGGGGCAAGGATCATTTACTTGAGTTTGAATGCCATAAGTGGTTCTTCCTTGACAAGTTCCTTTTCAGATCTAGTGCTTCTGGAAATGGTTTGAGCCACTATTTAAGTAGATTGAAAAAAGAAGAAGGGAATGCTAGAGATTGCTACTTGGACATTATTGAAATGGCAAGTCATGACTTCGTTGAAATGATGCTGCTCGACGGTTGCTTCATCCTTGAACTTCTAATCCATCTTAACCTTGGTGGAGACATTGCGGATGACAATGATCCCATCTTCACAAGGCCCTGGTTGATCCCAATTCTCATTAGAGACCTCCTTAAGCTTGAGAACCAGCTACCCTTTTTTGTTCTTGACTTATTGTATCAATTGTCTGGAATTGGGAGTGTTTTGGACGGTAAGTTGGATCCTTTGGCAATACTTGCCTTAAGAACCTTTGATCTAGCCCTTCCAAGACCTCTGGAAAATCTTAAGAACCCATTCTGTCTCTACAAAGGAGAGCATTTGCTTCACTTGGTTTATTCAAGTTTTGTTTCCTCTAATTTGCTAACTCACTGCAATGCGTTGGAGGAATATTGCCCATCAGATCAGTCAATACAATGTGTCACACAGTTGAGGCAATCAGGAGTGAAGTTCAAGTCGAGAAAAAGAGAAAGCTTCTTGGATATAAATTACCAAAATCAAGTGCTAGAAATTCCGTACGTTACCATAAATGACTTCACAAGCACCCTCCTCATAAACTGTGTAGCCTTGGAGCAGTGCCAGGAAAAGAGACCCAAGTACTTTACTGATTACATCTCTTTCATGAGTTGTCTCATAAGCCAACCAAGAGATGTAGCATTCCTGTTCTCAGATGGAATCATCACAAGGTTTTCCAAAGATGACAGATATGTGGTTGATCTTTTCGCTAATCTTGGGAAGAATACTGACTTCAACATTCGAGATTCTTACCTTTCCAAGCAATTCAGAGAAGTTGAATCCTATTACAGCAGCAATTGGGCATACATGAGACGCACTTACTTTAGTAGTCCATGGTCATTTATCTCATTGTCTTCTGCCATCCTCCTTTTAGTTCTTACGATGATTCAGAGCATAATGTCTGTCTTAAGTTACAAGTGCCATTGA